AAAACTGTCTCTTGAAAGggttagaatttttaaaaatttaataataactaatttattattatcactGCTAAATCCACCAAAACAAATGATGCAAACTCTTTTAAAAATggagttttaataataaaaaaagaaattatttctgTTAACGACTTGATTGATAAAtgagaaaaccttttttaatttgaaacttTCACcataaatataacacaaatatatatatatatatatttttttattattcatcgtttctgagataacgggtagtgtctatgactaccctagttctgcacaaagttcgagtacttttttttacagataccccatacatgtttcaagcacaaggctacttgacacagtggtactagatgtgctgaattaaaattcataacttttattccttttttatattatttattctattatgtaaaatatatacaatttgtgggggttttcactgattatcgtttcgcgttcatgattcaagataaaactacaaatatcactgattaaaaaaaaaactatttggcaaatatcgtttttttttttaaattttattttttttattcctttcttctcccccccccccccccccccccggtagtGACCCCACCCCTGTTCTGTACGTATCTGAAAACTTGATGCTTCCAGGAATCAAAACTAAGTTAGCTACATCCAATGAAATATGATTTGGAACttttaacatacatatatatacatatatacatttttgtgaTTCCGAAATAATTCTTCCTAGGAAGATGACAACCAAGATGGCCAATGAGCAAGACGGATATcttgataaagaaagaaaaaagttgaaGGAACTTGTAAATAGCATCATCCTTGGCAGTGATGACACAGAAAAGCTACTCAAATGGTTTAAGAATCAGCGTAAAGGTAAGGAAATGTTGAAGAACTACCGTGTCGATGATGAAACCTTGCTCCATCTGGCCACCAAGTTCTACAAAGATGCCGATGTGGTGAAAAGCCTCATCTCCCTTTGTCCCACACTGCTAACAGTGACAAAAGGCGGAAAATACGAAGGCCAAACGGCACTGCACATAGCGATCAGCAAAGAAAACTGCAAGGCAGTTGAGGCGATggtcacacacacagagaagcGCCACCTTCTCACCATCCCAGCAACAGGAAGTCGGTTTCGAAACACAGTGATGATGGGCGAACTTCCACTGTCAGTAGCAGCGGCTACATGTAACAACAACATTGTGTTACAACTGATTAACGCGGGTGCCAAGATGAATGCTCGGAACAGCTACGGTGACACAGTTTTCCACACTCTCGTGAAATTCTCATGCCTGCATCCTGATAAACTGGAAAATTTTATTAGCATTATGAAGACACTTAACGGCAAACTAGCAAAACGATCGTGCGAGAAGATTGAAGAGATTAAAGACTTTTACTTTAAAGAAACTGACCCAGTGGCCATCTGGTTTCTTCCAAACTACGAACACCTCACTCCACTGCAGCTGGCTAGCAAACTCGGACAGATGGAAATATTCAACTTCATCCTCAACCTAGAGGATGTTTACTGCAGGCTCCAGGATGATGGCCTGTTCGATATCAAAAAGTATGATATAACTGAGATTGACCCTGTGGCTATGCGGAAATGCATTTCAAGCAACAGAGAAACGAAAAGGTCAAAAATAGTTCCACAGAACACAAACACAGATCTAGTTCTTGAAGATGTTAATACAAATCAAACCAGATTTAACCGGTTGCCTGATCCAAGAGATTACCAATCAGTCCTGGACAGGATCAGTAAGACAGAGGTCGAAAAAGCATTTCAATTTCTTCTTCTACCAGTGATCAGATGCATCATTAAAGACAAGTGGTCGCTATACCGGTGGTACTATTACGCATGGGCCATCTTCCACCTGGTCCACATGAGCACAATGGCGTGGTATGCCATAGAACGAACCAGGCTCCTCAATATTAAATCATCACAAAACTCAACAAGTGCCATGAATTTCGAAACATTAGTTAACTTATTTACCTTCTTCAATATTATGATGCCCATTCTGTATGTCCTCTTTGAATGTCGCCGCCGTCTGCTACAAAAACAATTCTTTCATCTGACCAACGTCCACCACAATGGAACATACCGTGTGCTGCTCATTCTATTTTCTTTGACTGCGTTCATTGATGCCATCTGGTACAAGATCCAGCCTGGTTCCAACTATTTCCTCATATTCTCTGTTCTCACTGGATGCTGGTTTCTCACGTTCTTTCTGCGAGCATTCAAGACGTTCAGTTTCTTCACGGTCATGATTCACAAGATCATCTTCAGTGATCTGATCCGCTTCTCGGTCATCATCGGCCTGGAGCTGGTGTCGTTCACGGCCATGATCTACTTACTGTTTGTGAACTCGCAGCCGCCGGTCGACGAGTTCGGGTCGTACCAAAAGTCCCTGCTGACCCTCTTCAACCTGCTGCTGGGTCTATCGGACATCAAGGTCTTCAACCAGGCAGACGACCCCTGGCTGGCGGTCATTTTGTTCACAATTTTCGCACTGCTCACCTACGTGCTAATGATCAACGCTCTCATTGCCATGATGTCACAAACATGCGCACTAGTTTCGTCCAACAAACGCATGCAGTGGCAGCTGCAACGACTGTCCATCATTCTGTTCATTGAGAACACCGTTTTCCCATTCATGAGGAAGTGCAGTGGCCAGAAAAAATATGTGAGGCATTTTGACATGGATCACAAGACAATGATAAATGAGAAGAGATATTTTCTCGAGCTCGATTATCTTCAGACAAGCTACTCCAAGGCCGAGGCGATATTAGGAAGACGTGATCAGACAAAATCTAAATACTTGAAAGATACACTGCTGTCAGTCACTAGTACAGTACAAAGCACTGGACCACTAGAAGAGGTGAAATTCGCGATGACCAAAGTGACACAATCAGCTGACCCAGTGATAGGTGCAAACAGATGGGAAAAAACTCCAACAGAGTTTTCTACAGACCTGCAGGAAAGAGACGAAAGAGGAGAAACTCCTGAGATACCACAAGTAGATATATCAAAAGTTTACATATGATGAATTTATCAACATCATAATTTACATCCTGCAAATGccagattatttttattttaattccatgAATGAAAAAGGAATGGTTACGACGACAACtaggcacattttaaaccatggcTATGGCATATGGTCTAAACTATGAGctgaaacctgctgccaccacataggctactcctactgaatagcagcaaggaatctatTATAAGCATATTCCCATAGACCGGACAACACGTACCATacagcagggaacattttgttcagtatcaccaTGTGATTCACTACGCAAGTCTCAGAGATAGCCagccaattttaaaacattaaacagtagtttctAATCAATTtgtaattgactagaaatattgctaatgaaaatgttcctTGTACAGCCTGTTATAGGAATCATGAGGCCCTGGAAGGGATGGGAAAACTTCCTTGTATCCAGCAAGGGGTATCGATACTACATATAACCCATTACACTTCAAGCAAGCATTCTGCTACCATTTAGCTACACCCCACCTCCAGAGGGTCATAATTCATATCAAGTTATCATTCCTAAACGGTCATAATTCATATCACAACTATGAAATCTCCAATGTAACTATACTGATGTCCAAAAGAAATTATACcaagaaaaaattatttaatttcctttataattactatttacaaagttttaaatatttctctctttttttcttttttcttttactttttatgtttttcttgtatttacttttcacttCATGTATATGAGACACATACAACTTCAAGTCTGCCGAGCATAATACATTGTTTATTCCTAATCTATATATACtgacgataccaaaacacacgagggtaattaATCTCTTCATCAAGCATTCTACTACCATTTAGCTAcaccctagcccgagtacttgactgtaagagagctaaacggacatttggacataaatacgctctcattacagtcagagaccaagctatgtatttttttggcaattcctgacaaccaaaaagttggcaaagattcccgctctaataccacaacaatcctatgtttgacgtcaaataccgttacatcgatcattttcgagttaactgattaacaaaaaaatccacatattattcactaatacacatagtacagaaagaaatccgacagcacccacattcagctacgcttcgtgacactccgttgcaagaattacaaagctcggtgacctatttcgtgacgtagatcacgtgatcgctcACTGGGCGATTCCACCCagtagacggaatggctgagtgggcgattaTGTGACGCAatgtcacgatataggtcggcgaacttagaattctgctgtccggagtttgccgaagcttgctgaatgtgggtgctgtcgggtttctttctgtagtgtgtgtattagtcattaatatgtggattttttttctggagtgtcaccgtagtacgtttgcttaaatggcAATAAACGTAGCACCGAtaccttgattaatttacagttatcaaattctgaaagtatgtgatctgaaagatatttatttatttattttattggcctaactcttctttttctttcaccattttattatttcagtttaaaTTCAGGCTTGTCCGTCGTCCGAGGCATTATACTTCATATGTTTGCttctaacattaaaaaaaagtaccttttgACTGTGCTTAATAAACCCtcttgagtttataataaaggaaccatcctgagtttgtagctatattatcaagTTGTCGGCTAGTTTAATCTCTTATAAATAAACCTTACATATTCTTGcttcaaatataaatatctgtattctcggaaccgaacatacgggtacttcgacccctggccgccattgtttatcacgtgacgcggtgaagcttctccttagttacgtatggtttgatagtgaaatgaggcaactttggccgatcatttacaacagttaacggtcacgatgcctaacacatgttgtgcagttggctgcataaaccataacatgatgttaaaaaaaatatcgttttacaaatttccgaaagaagagactaggcgccgcttgtgggtagggtcattaaaacgacaaacctgatggaattccatggcttccctcacagaatgtgactacgttgactttaatgttgttgcttgttgacaccaacggagattaatttagcaaacaaaatggttaaagcatgtgcagtgataaaaatcccacattatactgtaaataagatacacaattccatcgtcttccatgaaaaaaccaccaacaaaacgatgcatccagttcttgaataaagagtatattccttcatcattaaatttgtgtggtctttatttttcatttaatcttagttgcttggatattatctatacttgtatttattttgccataccacagctactacatcttatttatttattttttaattttaaaataaaagtttatactgctaaattacacacataataattataatataggcctaaattcttgtttaaattttaatttttttttttttttttttgcaaatgtgtctgtagcaggcctgcagtaagaaaatataggtcgttcccccaccccctctctccgtgtgtttagtatttactttggtgcagagggtaaataatgtgtgtgcctttgtttcagtatacatatatatatatatatatatatatatatatatatatatatatatatatatgccaaatttctagggaaatcactaatgtgtgtgtgtatatatatatatatatatatgtatgtatatgtgtgtgtatatatatatctatatgtgtatatgtatacatatacatacatatatatatatatatatatatatatatatatatatatatatatatatatatatatatatatatatatatatatatatatatatatatatacagtcaaacccgcttatttgcataccctcggtgctgctcgattttgtgcaattaaccgggttagtcgattaaccgatagagtaccgactttcactttgtaacagccatccaactacaaagtggcatgggagacagtctagcataatgcggtacttcataccggaactattacagttaacacatgtcacatgcagttggatatatataaatgtaaaaaaaatatatctatcgatatatataattagcatggcgtttttgttttaatctgccagaccagaaatcattttctaaaaaaccaacaacgtccgtcactgggcgtcgttttctaaaaacacaaactggcgtcgttttctaaaaacacaaactttgtgcattaaaaaaaaccccactgaccatccactagtgtaaacaaagtgtattagccatgtagttaatgagataaacttgaaacaacagaaccatcaaaaagttcacgtttcatcggtgcacgtgtttacaaaatgacgtcagtttccggaattaccgggctgttgattgaccgaatagaattacgtgaacttgtatgcatttgctggtatggtgttctttccatcccaaaagataaggcaagctttggtattatttgtgatccccaaataatgactttgctattgttaagcaattaaagttaagctcggctagtgagtcgttatcagttccagcagtctgcattgcatgcatgaccggtctaacacaattgactgaccttcatggtgaggtccgactgattggtgtctaacaatatagcagaaacttagggacgatccataaataacggtttttgttatgtttgtttttttgacgacctcccccaccagtctttttttttccgctacattttccgggaagcaagtgataaatcgtttcttttgcgtttaacagatatagcgtacactgcatctaatgaataagtgaacaacaaccctttctcggtcacatttattaaaaacataaccgcctaggacgattgatctgtaatcttttaattattaacaaggcttctcaacataacgtaataattgatacagaacaatgattgccctgaacacgtcaatcgaatagggcctcaatagttgagtgcgcatgcgtacaagcgcacaggcggtacttctaaaaataatagtcggagagttacttgttattgagatggcctctgattaacagcaatatattgcaaacaaaacattaggtcttaggtttattcaacttaattatgtcattcttaaatcttgtagtcgggtattgtgattcaccagtagtaacgtgcacaccatctcatttgcatgtCACACGTCGACTCTGTAAACAGCGATTACACTTGCAGTCGGCTTACCACACagtgagctcaaacaaaacagattaatcggtgatttatttgagtttttttgccaaagtttgatagacattctcagtcatttgtgacattaatttagcaccaaaaaaaaaaaaatcgttatttatatgtgcgaataaccgatatatagcctgtagtctgtgcaattaaccggatgttttgtagtgttataagggcaaatggttccgtgttgggtgaaaatagtcgattaaccgaattatgctataaaccgatgtgcaaataagtggagttgactgtatatatatatatatatatatatatatatatatatatacacacatacatacacgtatatatatacatatatatatatatatatatacacacatatatacacatatatatatatacacacacacacacacacacacacacattagtgatttcacttgaaatttgtcaaggcatggtagaccaaacacttttggggcattttcaccattttcggggcacttttttcattaaaaatacacaaaaattaattgaaataaacattaatgtaatttatgtgctcgctttaataaatgaatggcaaaagatgtaaaaggcatattttattaattaataatacctttttgggtgttttataaaggcaattttagaattaattagtgaaaaaggcttatttaatctcagggcagcatggtgctgattaaggcaagatggtgctagactattgaggcatggtgctgcaccgtgctaaaacaagctaggaaaaacactacacttacatatacataaattgtggatcaatgtaatttggtggttgtggtacatttgtaaattttacttgttcaagttagaggacttacctttttacatatatatgtagtttcatggtattctacagttcagtgtgtgtgtgtgtgtgtttgtgtgtgtaatctgctttagaaattacctgcaataaaatgaatggtcaactgccatatctaatatttgttttccattttgaaaacacagtttgacatggagaatatagcatttaactatctcattcatatattttccttgaatatgctacacaagtgcatctacatgaggtaatttaacccgggttaaaagcaacttaggttaaatatgtgtagtctagtagaaggcataccgatatagatcagtttattaacaaccatatttgcctcctttctccagctgtatactattaaaaattagttttgtagatattacttaaattgaactgcaataacaattccaatacagcacaagactgaacaagaaaatatctgcaatatccattgtgactagatataaaacaacaccaatattatacatatatatatatattaaccattatttactcaggtaagtttttgtgttttattactaaatataccaggttaaaccctattattaaaacatttgcatgtttgttcgacgaggtaacacttatgttttattaggttgtagacctcgacatgaaaataactgagggaactaattatttgctccctaatgtagagtttatggggggcaatttaaaatattaccatattgatactacatgtatataaattcacatgccaaaggaaactatatattattctccttgaaactaatctcaggtgtgatgggtaagtagagagagatattgctccccctagatgtcaaggtctgaggatggctatattttattattgctattttttgttgcctgcattcaaccggtaaggaagggcaacatcatgtggtaattttgcagtctgtaaaaacaaaagcatttcattgtttcaagaaactgtattttgttttaagaataaaagaatgtattcagtggaacattatactgttgccaattatacatctatataataagatatgacaataatactattgtaattttgaacttgtaaagtaacaactttgccattgtttaattattacatattatttggaaagaaaatattaaatcataaaaataattaacttaatcatgcatacaaattttattataaatacaaattatatattttgtagcccacatcataattattatattaataattatcttatcatttcaaaattgttaaaatttataattaacattacctgaaaattgcatcaacaaaaattatattctgcctaacctgccctgtcccctcgacattcaaagtacacggaaacacatcggtactaaatatagattatactaattcagattcccgttgttcgtttctcttatatggcaacccaagctgttataatacacataagacttattgcaactatgtgttagctacagaaaataaatgacaatatgataactttattctatgtaaaccagtaatcactaaggctttgcttcacccccaaagacccggatgatcggtaactaggccgtgtgacgtcacgccggttccgagaatatgcaatacagttacatttctggCCATTCTCGGGTCATTCTTCAGTTCACGGCTAGCGTCCACCAGTTGCCCCACTAcgcgcacatgcgcagtggaatgtgaaagaggtctattagaCATAAACGTTATTTAGTTTAGAAGTAATGCTGGCTTATTTAATAGTTGGATTATATGTGTAGTTATATCTAAAGATGTATATAGgtgtaataattaaagtataattataataaacctTGTGGTAGCTTAATGATTAATAGTTAATAGCATTCATTTAGCATGTCAGCAAGAAATAGAAAATggctgtatttatttatattatgtatgcTATGTAACAGTTGTGatccatgtttgtttttttgtttgttgttttgtttgttgtttttttgtttgtttgctggttttgtttttgttgtttttttaatctacatgtatttattgcatcgatatttatatattgataatgtcagggttggggccctgaaatcattatcttacaatagatacataaatataaaatgcattcaataaaattactagttaattgaaacagtcaaatttggagcacaaaattaatgacagaataaatatataataaaagataatttaaagagatagacagagagaaaagaagaaaagaaaaatcaatatttccaaatatagaaaacaaatgttgttgGCTTTTAGGTTACAAAAAGACCCAAAAGTATGTGTCTTAtattggagttatttttaactattaaggcCAAGTTTAATTTTCTAGACATCTTTGCCAAGGTGCCCAGTTTTCACCAAACTCTTTATGCGAACAGTTTTTACAGAGTATGTATTTCtctatttgtaatttatctGTAATTACCTTTTTAATTCCAGTTATATGAAGTATATTCTTTTGAACTGATCCATGTTTTAGTattactttatttgttttatatttaactgAACAAGACCTTCAATCTCTGTGTCGCCCTTACGCCCACAGCAAAAGGTAgactaatattgtttgtttctttatgtCACGGCCCGTGCAGTATATTCACTGCTCGTGCTAATTGTGTACAgtgtaaatgtgtatttttcattatattgTGAATGTAACTTAGtttagattatttattaatgtttggtTTTATAATTTGAGAATATATGTTACCATATgggttatttattaatgttaagttaataaatatttaattaaatgctTGAAGTAGCGCTTATTCAATTGGTATATCTAATTGTGTTCTTCTCTATTTAATCAAGAGTATTCTGGGTTTTTATAAACATATTGCAGAGAGTATATTTGTATAACTTGagagtatatttatataactttaGTATCTTTTTATGCGGATGTATGTATAATcgcattttacatattttaagatTATTGTTACTGTTTTACAGGGTTTTTGTGACAGAGTACCCTCAATAAAGAACCCTATCAAACTGCTTTCTTCTTTTGTTGACGAACAGTGATAGTAACATATGAAGCCACAGTGTAACTATGATATCAGCGTGACTACGAAATCATGCACATTTAACCCTTATAAGGCTGCATTGTTCTTAGAAATTTTCAAGAATTTGACTTAGCTATCATATATTTTTGATATCTCTCTTAATTGTTGGCATATTGATTAAGTTCTTTCAATATAAgactatatctttatttattaactatatttattatttgaatgGGTTTTTCCCCCCCAAAACAcctttatttgataaaaaatgGCATGAAATGATCAGTACCATCAGTTGTGGTTCCTTACAATTTTCGGCAttaactacagttttaaaagtGTTACTATAGCTACATTTTTTTTGGTTAATTATTCTTCAAATTACACATCCCATAAGAATATTAAATGTCCTTTAAATGGCGAAGGCCCAGAAATTATCTCCCCATAGAGGTCGCGTTGTTACTATACACACTATAATCTCGCTTTAAACAGCTGTTTGATAGTGTGATTTGAAGCCACTGGTCATATAAAATTACTTTGTCCACCACTGTACGAACAGGAAAAGTGGTCATATTTTTTCAGACGATGAGGCATTGCACAAAGAATGTCTAGACTACATAACGGATCtattatatgacaaaataccccaaaaaaccccagtgAATCGCTGGAAAACGAGACGTTTGTGTGTCATTGCCAAATACTTACCTATTATCAGTGTgtggattttaaaatgtttaattattcatatattatttgaataaatctagttgaaatat
This DNA window, taken from Gigantopelta aegis isolate Gae_Host chromosome 4, Gae_host_genome, whole genome shotgun sequence, encodes the following:
- the LOC121369763 gene encoding transient receptor potential cation channel subfamily V member 5-like yields the protein MTTKMANEQDGYLDKERKKLKELVNSIILGSDDTEKLLKWFKNQRKGKEMLKNYRVDDETLLHLATKFYKDADVVKSLISLCPTLLTVTKGGKYEGQTALHIAISKENCKAVEAMVTHTEKRHLLTIPATGSRFRNTVMMGELPLSVAAATCNNNIVLQLINAGAKMNARNSYGDTVFHTLVKFSCLHPDKLENFISIMKTLNGKLAKRSCEKIEEIKDFYFKETDPVAIWFLPNYEHLTPLQLASKLGQMEIFNFILNLEDVYCRLQDDGLFDIKKYDITEIDPVAMRKCISSNRETKRSKIVPQNTNTDLVLEDVNTNQTRFNRLPDPRDYQSVLDRISKTEVEKAFQFLLLPVIRCIIKDKWSLYRWYYYAWAIFHLVHMSTMAWYAIERTRLLNIKSSQNSTSAMNFETLVNLFTFFNIMMPILYVLFECRRRLLQKQFFHLTNVHHNGTYRVLLILFSLTAFIDAIWYKIQPGSNYFLIFSVLTGCWFLTFFLRAFKTFSFFTVMIHKIIFSDLIRFSVIIGLELVSFTAMIYLLFVNSQPPVDEFGSYQKSLLTLFNLLLGLSDIKVFNQADDPWLAVILFTIFALLTYVLMINALIAMMSQTCALVSSNKRMQWQLQRLSIILFIENTVFPFMRKCSGQKKYVRHFDMDHKTMINEKRYFLELDYLQTSYSKAEAILGRRDQTKSKYLKDTLLSVTSTVQSTGPLEEVKFAMTKVTQSADPVIGANRWEKTPTEFSTDLQERDERGETPEIPQVDISKVYI